The Nocardioides marmorisolisilvae genomic interval AGCGTGAACCGCTCCGGAGAGGCGAGCAGCCCGAGCATCACGAACAGGCCGATCTGCGCCAGCCACGCGATGCCTTCAGAGAAGGACCGGGTGGCGGCGCGGTGCGGCAGCTCGGAGTTTCCGAGGACCAGGGCAGCGACGTACACAGCGGCGAAGCCGGAGCCGTGCAGGGTGGCGGCGCCGGCGTATGCGAGCACGGTGATCGCCAACGCGCTCAGGGGATACAGCCCCGATGCGGGCAGCGCCACCCGCCGCATCAGCCAGGCGCCGGCGTAGCCGACCAGCAGGCCCCCGACGAGACCGACCACGAGCTCGAAGGCGACCTCACCGACCAGGCCGAGCGCGCTGTGGCCGCCGACACTGACGAGCGTCACCAGGACGACGGTGGGCGCGTCGTTGAGCCCCGACTCCGCCTCCAGGGTGGCGCTGATCCGGCGCGGCAGCGGCACTCTGCGCAGCACCGAGAACACCGCGGCGGCATCTGTCGGCGAGGTGACGGCACCGAGGATCACCGCCAACTGCCAGCTCAGGCCCAGCACGTAGTGGGTCACCACCGCCACCACCGCCACGCTGACGGCTACGCCGATCGTCGCCAGGGACAGACCGATCCCAGCGACCGGCTTCATCTCCGCCCACGACGTCGTCAGCCCGCCCTCGGCCAGGATCAGCATCAGCGCCGCGAAGCCGAGCGCGTGGGCCAGGCTGGCGTCCTCGAAGTGCAGGCCGAGGCCGGACTCGCCCAACCCGATGCCGATCGCGAGGTAGACGAGCAGCGAGGGGAACCCGACGCCAACGGACAGCCGGACGGCGATGATCGCGAGGAGGAGCACACCGGAGCCCACGAGCAGCACCTGGTCGAGGGTGTGCACGTCGAGTGTCATCAAGGCACCTCGGCGATCGTGGTCGGAGTGAGATCCTATCGACGCCGGCCGTCCTCTGGCGCAGGCAACCGCGCGGGCGGGTACGTGCTCGACCCGCTGGACCACTCGCCACCACCGAGGCCCTTCCGGCGACTAGAACCTGTTCCAGTTCTCGCTTAGACTCCACCCATGAGCCTTGATCTGCCCGATGTCCTCTCCGCCTCCGACGTCAGTGCGTGGTCCGACGAGGTCGACGTCGTGGTGGTCGGGTTCGGCATCTCCGGCGGATGCGCCGCGCTGGAGGCAGCACGGGCCGGGGCGCGGGTGGTGCTGCTCGAGCGTGCCGCGGAGTACGGCGGCACCAGCGCGATGGCCGGCGGCCACTTCTACCTCGGC includes:
- a CDS encoding potassium/proton antiporter, producing MTLDVHTLDQVLLVGSGVLLLAIIAVRLSVGVGFPSLLVYLAIGIGLGESGLGLHFEDASLAHALGFAALMLILAEGGLTTSWAEMKPVAGIGLSLATIGVAVSVAVVAVVTHYVLGLSWQLAVILGAVTSPTDAAAVFSVLRRVPLPRRISATLEAESGLNDAPTVVLVTLVSVGGHSALGLVGEVAFELVVGLVGGLLVGYAGAWLMRRVALPASGLYPLSALAITVLAYAGAATLHGSGFAAVYVAALVLGNSELPHRAATRSFSEGIAWLAQIGLFVMLGLLASPERFTLQVVWQAAAAGLVLTVLARPLSVGISSVVQRMPWREATFISWAGLRGAVPIVLATIPLAERVPGAHHLFDIVFVMVVIYTLLSGPTLPIVARWLRVARRSEPRDLDVEAAPLERISADLLQVRISPKSLMHGVEVGELRLPTGASVALIVRGGEIKVPELRTVLRRGDDVLVVTPRKAREQTEKRLRAVSLGGRLAQWYGS